CGAAATCCACTTCGACTCATTCTCACCTCGGCCATTCTGCTCTCCGGAATGGCAGCGGCGCAGGAGCGGGGCGGCACCCTCACAGTCGGCCTCAGCTACGACATCGACACGCTGAACGTCTACAGCACCGGCTTCCTGCACGACGCCGTGGCCCCCGTCGTCGAAGGCCTCCTCGCCCCGGACAAGAACGCCAAGTACGTGCCGGTGCTGGCCCGCGAGGTGCCCACCGTCAAAAACGGCGGCATCAAGGTCGCGGCCGACGGCAAGACCATGACCATCACCTACAAGCTGCGCCCGAACGTGAAATGGCACGACGGCAAGCCCTTCACCTCCGCGGACGTTAAGTTCACCTGGGAAGCCGTCAAGAACCCGAAATTCATCGCGGAGAGCAAGGACGGCACCGAGGACATCCTGCGCATCGACACGCCCGACCCGCTCACGGCCGTGGTGCACTACAAGCGCATCGCCCCGGACTTCGCCAGCACGCTCTTCACCTTCGGCATCCTGCCCAAGCACGCCCTCGAAGGCAAGGACCTGAACACCGATCCCTACAACACCAAGCCGCTGGGCACCGGACCGTTCATGGTCAAGGAGTTCCGCCGCGGTCAGTACGTGGCGCTCACCCGCAACCCCAACTACTGGCGCAAGGACGCCAAGGGCCAGCAGCTGCCGTACCTCGACGCCATGAACTTCAAGATCATCCCGGACAGCAACACCCTGGTCACCCAGTTGCGCTCCGGTGAGGTCCAGCTCGCGTACAACGTGCCCTACGCGCAGGTCAAACAGCTCGATGCGCTCCCCAACCTGAAAATCGTCCAGAACAAGGTCCTCTCGTGGCAGCACCTCGACTTCAACTTCAAGGGCCCGGCCGCGCTCCGCGACCTCGCCGTGCGTCAGGCCTTCGCGCACGCCATCAACCGCGACGCCGTGTCCAAGGCGCTCGGCGGCTACCCGGTGCCGATCGACAGCGTGGTCGTGCCGGTCTTCGACACCTACAACAAGAACGTGCCCAAGTACCCCTACAGCGTGAGCCGCGCCAACGCCATCCTGGACGCCGCCGGTTACCGCCGCGGCGCCGACGGGATCCGCGCCAAGAACGGCCAGCGCCTGAGCTTCAACCTGATGGTGCAGGCCGGACGGGCCAACGACGAGATCGCCCAGCAGGTGATCATCGCCAACCTCAAGACCATCGGCGTTGAACTCAAACCCGACAACAAGTCGGGGGTGGCCTTCCGCGAAGCCCGCTACAACGGCACCTATGACCTCTGGTACGGCGGCTGGATTACCTCCGCCGATCCCGTCTACAGCGTCTTCTTCGGCAGCAAAGGCGTGAACAACGGACAGGGCTACAGCAACCCCGCCATCGACCAGCTGCTCGCGCGGGCCGAAACCACCCTGGACGACGCCGCCCGCCGGACCATCCTGTTCAACTTCCAGACGGCCCTGATGAAGGACCTGCCGTCCCTGCCGATCACCAGCAACATCTCCATGATCGCCGTCACCGACAAGCTCGTGAATTTCACACCGAACCCGACCAACATGACGAACTTCGTCGATGTGGCCGAGTGGTATCTGCGCAGATAGGTCAACCGGGGAGGGGCTCGCCCCTCCCCGAAGTTTGAGGTGCGAGAGTGAATGTCAGTTTCCTCGTCAAGCGAATGGCCGGCATGGTGCCGCTTCTCCTGGGCGTCTCCCTGATCCTGTTCGGGGTGCTGCACCTGGCGCCGGGCACCCCGCTGGACGTCTACGCCGACAACCCCAGCGTCAGCCCCGAGGCGCTGGAGCAAATGCGGCTGGCCCTGGGCCTCGATCAGCCCGCCTACATCCAGTACTTCCACTGGGTCCGCGGGTTCCTCACCGGCGAATGGGGGTACTCGATCCGGACCGGTCAGCCGGTCACGCGCGAAGTGGCGCTGCACCTGGGGCCGACCCTCACGCTGGGCGGCGTCAGCTTCCTGCTCGCCCTGCTGGTGGCCGTTCCACTGGGCGTGCTGAGTGCCCTGCGGCGGTCCAGTGCCGTGGACTACGTCATCACGCTCGGGTCGTTCCTCGGCATCAGCATGCCGGTGTTCTGGCTGGCCCTGATGCTGCAGCTGCTGTTCTCGGTGCACTGGCGGCTCCTGCCGTCGGCCGGCATGACCACCATCGGTGACGGCTCCCCCCTCGACCTGATGCGGCACCTCGTGCTGCCCGCGTCGATCCTGGCGTTCGCCAGCGTGGCCGGCTGGAGCCGCTACATGCGCTCAAGCATGGTGGAGGTGCTCGGGCAGGATTACGTGCGCACCGCCCGCGCCAAGGGCCTCCCGCCGCGCCAGGTGGTCTACCGGCACGCTCTGCGCAACGCGATGGTCCCGATGATCACGGTGATCGCCCTGGATTTCGCGGGCATCGTGTCCGGCGCGGTCATCACGGAAACCATCTTCGCGTGGCCAGGCATCGGCCGACTGTTTATCGAGAGCATGAACGGCCGCGACTACCCGGTCCTGATGGCGCTGATGATGATCGGCTCGCTCGCCCTGCTCCTGTGCAACCTGGTCGCCGACCTCGCCTATGCCGTCGCCGACCCGAGGATCCGTTATGAGTGACGCCACCCTGCGCACCGCCTCACCTGCCCGCGGGCCCCGCCTGGCGGACACGCCCTGGCGCCGCTTCGTCCGGCGGTTCCGCAAGCACCGCTTCGCCGTGATCGGCCTGCTGACGCTGCTCGTCCTGGGCGTCCTGGCCGTAAGTGCGCCACTCCTCACCCCGTACACCTACGACGAGCAGGACTTCAGCATCATCGGGCAGCCGCAGCCGCCCAGCCGGGCGCACCTGATGGGCACCGACGAACTGGGCCGCGACGGCTTCACGCGCGTGCTGTACGGCGCGCGGATCTCCCTGCTCGTCGGCCTGTTCAGCGCCCTGATCGCCACCGGCCTGGGCGTGCTGGTGGGCGCCCTGTCGGGGTACTACCGCGGGCACATCGACACGCTGCTGATGCGGTTTACCGACATCATGCTCAGCATCCCCCTGCTGCCCCTGATGATCCTGCTGTCCGGGATGACCCGCCCCGGCATCCTGCTGCTGGTGTGCATCATCGGCGGCCTGGGGTGGATGGGCACCGCGCGGCTGGTGCGCAGCCAGTTCCTCAGCCTGCGTGAACGCGAGTACATCGAAGCGTCCCGCGCCCTGGGCGGCAGCAACAACCGCATCATGTTCCGCCACATCCTGCCCAACGCGATCGGTCCGATCGTCGTGTCCACCACCCTCGCCGTGGGCTCCGGCATCATGCTCGAATCGGCCCTGTCCTTCCTCGGGATGGGCGTGCAGCCCCCCACGCCCACCTGGGGCAACCTGCTGAACAGCGCCAGCCAGTGGCTGAGCGGCGCCCCATGGCTGGCGATCTTCCCCGGCCTGATGATCCTGATCACGGTCCTGGCCGTGAACTTCCTCGGCGACGGCCTCCGGGACGCGCTCGACCCCCGCAGCTGAAGCCCGCCCCATCCGCACTTCGTCCCCCTTCACAGGAGTTCCCATGCGCATCACCATTGTTGGTTCCGGAGCGATCGGCGGTCTCGCCGGCGCCTGGATGACCCAGGCCGGACACGACGTCACCCTCACCGACCGCTGGGCCGAGCACATCGACGCCCTCAAAGCCCACGGGCTCACCGTGGACGGGGTCCGCGGCAACCACCACTTTCAGGTCCGCGCAGTGCACCCGCATGAGCTGAGCGGCCCGCTGGAGTGCGTGATGATCGCGACCAAATCCCAGCACAGCCTCGACGCCCTGGAAAGCGTCCTGCCGCTCTTCGGCCCGGACACGTTCGTGGTGTCGTTCCAGAACGGCTTCAACGAACCCGACCTGATCGCCCGGCTGGAAGCCGCCGGACTGGGCGGCGCGGAGCGCGTCATGGGCAGCATCCCCAATTACGGCGGTGCGCTGGTCGATCCTGGCCACATCGAATTCGTTCACGAAGGCCCGATTCAACTGGGAGAGATGACCGGTGTGCGAAGCCCCCGGCTGCTGGAGCTGGCGCGGTGTCTGGAAGCCCTGACGGAAGTGCAGCTGTCCGACAACATCTGGGGGCAGATCTGGGCCAAAGAGGTGTACAGCGCCCAGGTCGTCTTCAGCGCCCTGGTGAACGCACCTGTGACCGACAGCCTGGGCGTGGAACGCTACGCCCGCATCGCCGGGGCCGTGGTCCGGGAAGCGCTCGAAATCGCTGAGGCGAACGGCATCCAGGTGGAAGCCTTTGACTTCTTTGACCCGGCCAACTACAAGCCCAGCACCCCGGAGGACACCCAGAAGCTGCTGGCCAACATTCACCACGCCATCTGGCTGCTCAAAAAAGACCAGAAGCCCCAGACCCACGCCTTCAAGAAAAAAGGCAGCGGCATCTGGTGGGACATCGTGTACCGCAACCGACCCAGCGAAGTCCGCTCGAGCAACGGCAAGCTGATCGATTTCGGCCAGCAGGCCGGTGCCGACACCAGGCTCAACGCCCGCCTGTGCGAAATGATCTACGAGATCGAGGACGGACGCCGCGAACTCGGCTTCCACAACTACGACGAGCTCGAGACGTACGTCAACAGCCTCGGCAAGGCGCTGCCATGAGCGGCCCACGCCCGCTCGGGGTCGGCGTGATCGGCGCGCACGCCTGGGCCGAATCCGCCCACCTGCCCGGCTACGCCGCGTACGAACGCGCGGACCTGGTGGCCATCTGCGACACCGTGCCGGAGCGCGCTGAGCGCCTCGCGCAGAAGTTCGGTGCCCGGCGCGTCTACACCGATTACCGCGAGATGCTCAGGGACCCGGACATTCAGATGGTCGACGTGTGCACGCCCACCGACACGCACCTGCCACTGAGCCTGGCGGCCATCGCCGCAGGCAAACACGTGCTCAGCGAAAAACCCCTGGCGCATGATGCCGCCGACGCCTTCATGGCCGCCCGCAAGGCGCGGGAGGCTGGCGTGCGCACCAAACTCGGCTTCACCTTCCGCTACTCCCCGGCGGTGCGTCAGCTGCAGCGCTGGATCGCGGACGGCACGCTGGGCGAGATCTTCCACATCCACGGCCTGGAACAGAACAGCCAGTTCCTGGACCCGCACTACCCGCTGCGGCAGGTGCCCCAGGGAGCAGACTTCGCCACGTTGATTCCCTCCTCCGTGGTCGGGTACGGCTCCCACCTGCTGGACCTGGTGCGCTGGTGCGCCGGCGAGTACACCAGCGTGATCGGCAGCATGAAGAACTTCGTGCCGGAACGCGTCGTGCGGGGGTACGGCGAAGGCCTGCAGCGCATCGAGGTCGAGGACGGCACGGTGGCCCTGGCCGAGTTCGCCAGTGGCGCCCAGGGCATGCTCCAGACCAGCTACATCGCCGTCGGCAATTATCCCGGCGTCGAACTGAGGGTCTACGGCAGCAAGGGCGCGGCCGTCGCCCGGCTGGTCGAAGAGAACGGCATCGCCGAGACGCTCCGCTTCGCCACGCCGGATCAGGTAGAGTTCCGTGATGTGGCGCTCCCGGAGAGCGCCTACCCACCGGGGACGACCCTGCACACGCCCTGGCCTGAACTCTACTACCGCAACCTCGTGCGCCACTTCGTCGACGAAATCCTGGACGACACCCCGGAGGAATGCACCTTCTACGACGGAGCGAAAAGCCAGGAGGCCGTGAACGCCATCGTGCAGTCTCACCGTGAGCGCCGCTGGGTGGACCTCCCCATGGTGGACGCCGGGACCCCGGCATGACCGACGCGTCCAGTCTGGCCGAGGACTACCTCCGGCTGCACGCCCAGCTCCGCCCGGTGGACGCGACTTTCATGGGTCTGTCCGGCCATGACCACCAGCTGCCCCCCGCCAGCCTGGACTGCGTCGACGCCGAACTTGACGCCCTGGCGACCCTGCGTGGCCGGCTGCGGCACGCCTCCCGCCCCACCACGGCCGGCGCCCGCCTCGACGCGGGGCTGCTCGGCGCGCAGCTCACCGTCACCGAGGCCGAACTCCGGCGCGCGCCCCGGCAGCAGAACCCGGCCTGGGCGACCGGTGAGGCCGCCTTCTCCGTGATTTCCCTGCTGCTCCCCGGGGAGCACAGCGGCGCCGCCGAACGGGCCGACGCGCTGCGCGTGCGCCTCGAAGCGCTGCCCGGATTCCTGGGGGAAGCCCGCGCGCACCTCCAGGGCCGCGGCGCGCCGGGCGACTGGACCCGGCGCGCCTGCCTGGAAGCGCACGCCACGGCGAACCTGCTGGAACGCGGCCTGCCCCGCCACCCACTGTGGCAGGCGCCG
This is a stretch of genomic DNA from Deinococcus ficus. It encodes these proteins:
- a CDS encoding Gfo/Idh/MocA family protein, translating into MSGPRPLGVGVIGAHAWAESAHLPGYAAYERADLVAICDTVPERAERLAQKFGARRVYTDYREMLRDPDIQMVDVCTPTDTHLPLSLAAIAAGKHVLSEKPLAHDAADAFMAARKAREAGVRTKLGFTFRYSPAVRQLQRWIADGTLGEIFHIHGLEQNSQFLDPHYPLRQVPQGADFATLIPSSVVGYGSHLLDLVRWCAGEYTSVIGSMKNFVPERVVRGYGEGLQRIEVEDGTVALAEFASGAQGMLQTSYIAVGNYPGVELRVYGSKGAAVARLVEENGIAETLRFATPDQVEFRDVALPESAYPPGTTLHTPWPELYYRNLVRHFVDEILDDTPEECTFYDGAKSQEAVNAIVQSHRERRWVDLPMVDAGTPA
- a CDS encoding ABC transporter permease, producing MNVSFLVKRMAGMVPLLLGVSLILFGVLHLAPGTPLDVYADNPSVSPEALEQMRLALGLDQPAYIQYFHWVRGFLTGEWGYSIRTGQPVTREVALHLGPTLTLGGVSFLLALLVAVPLGVLSALRRSSAVDYVITLGSFLGISMPVFWLALMLQLLFSVHWRLLPSAGMTTIGDGSPLDLMRHLVLPASILAFASVAGWSRYMRSSMVEVLGQDYVRTARAKGLPPRQVVYRHALRNAMVPMITVIALDFAGIVSGAVITETIFAWPGIGRLFIESMNGRDYPVLMALMMIGSLALLLCNLVADLAYAVADPRIRYE
- the opp4C gene encoding oligopeptide ABC transporter permease; the protein is MSDATLRTASPARGPRLADTPWRRFVRRFRKHRFAVIGLLTLLVLGVLAVSAPLLTPYTYDEQDFSIIGQPQPPSRAHLMGTDELGRDGFTRVLYGARISLLVGLFSALIATGLGVLVGALSGYYRGHIDTLLMRFTDIMLSIPLLPLMILLSGMTRPGILLLVCIIGGLGWMGTARLVRSQFLSLREREYIEASRALGGSNNRIMFRHILPNAIGPIVVSTTLAVGSGIMLESALSFLGMGVQPPTPTWGNLLNSASQWLSGAPWLAIFPGLMILITVLAVNFLGDGLRDALDPRS
- a CDS encoding ketopantoate reductase family protein encodes the protein MRITIVGSGAIGGLAGAWMTQAGHDVTLTDRWAEHIDALKAHGLTVDGVRGNHHFQVRAVHPHELSGPLECVMIATKSQHSLDALESVLPLFGPDTFVVSFQNGFNEPDLIARLEAAGLGGAERVMGSIPNYGGALVDPGHIEFVHEGPIQLGEMTGVRSPRLLELARCLEALTEVQLSDNIWGQIWAKEVYSAQVVFSALVNAPVTDSLGVERYARIAGAVVREALEIAEANGIQVEAFDFFDPANYKPSTPEDTQKLLANIHHAIWLLKKDQKPQTHAFKKKGSGIWWDIVYRNRPSEVRSSNGKLIDFGQQAGADTRLNARLCEMIYEIEDGRRELGFHNYDELETYVNSLGKALP
- a CDS encoding peptide ABC transporter substrate-binding protein: MAAAQERGGTLTVGLSYDIDTLNVYSTGFLHDAVAPVVEGLLAPDKNAKYVPVLAREVPTVKNGGIKVAADGKTMTITYKLRPNVKWHDGKPFTSADVKFTWEAVKNPKFIAESKDGTEDILRIDTPDPLTAVVHYKRIAPDFASTLFTFGILPKHALEGKDLNTDPYNTKPLGTGPFMVKEFRRGQYVALTRNPNYWRKDAKGQQLPYLDAMNFKIIPDSNTLVTQLRSGEVQLAYNVPYAQVKQLDALPNLKIVQNKVLSWQHLDFNFKGPAALRDLAVRQAFAHAINRDAVSKALGGYPVPIDSVVVPVFDTYNKNVPKYPYSVSRANAILDAAGYRRGADGIRAKNGQRLSFNLMVQAGRANDEIAQQVIIANLKTIGVELKPDNKSGVAFREARYNGTYDLWYGGWITSADPVYSVFFGSKGVNNGQGYSNPAIDQLLARAETTLDDAARRTILFNFQTALMKDLPSLPITSNISMIAVTDKLVNFTPNPTNMTNFVDVAEWYLRR